GGCAGGTTGTCCAAGACCTCTGTGCTCTGGTCAAAGATGATGAGCTGGTGAGGCAGGAGGCTACCCACGCTGGTGCCCATCACAACAAGAAAAACTTCACCCCTGTCCAAGTAAATGGGAGCACTGTGCTATTGACCCACTATAATGATTTAGGGGGAAACCGCTTCTTTTACCCCCAAGACAAATTCTCTTTTGAGTTTGACCACTTGAGTGGGATAACCAGCAAAACCTATTTGCACAGTGTGATGTTAGATGAGGAGGagctgtggagaggagccctcCACAAGGGATTGAACACCTATGTGAACTGCCACTTTCCAGCAGGGAACTGCTGCGTGTTCAAAAAATCCCTGGGCAAAAGGCAGATGTTTGTGGCCTGCATTGAGGCTCATGAGTACCAGTCCTTAAAACACTGGAACAGCCTTTGGAAGTCTGACTGGACTTTTGCCCTGACTCCAATTATGACTCGAGTTACAGGGGTATTTCTTCTCCAGTTACACTACTTCGAAGATGCTAACCTCCATGTTACCATCAGAAAGTCTGTAAGCGAGTCTCTGCATGTGATAGACCGAGATCAGTTTGTCTCAGATTTTGTGAAGTTCATGAAAACTGAAGATGACAAGATTCATACTGCTATTCTGCAAAACATTCAGGCCTTGTCAGAGGATATGTGGAGGAAAGATCTGCGAAGGAAACTCCCTATTACTCGTACTTTTATGAACTGGAATGAGCTGTTGAAAAATTATCATCGAAAGACCAATGTCTCCAATAAAGTACCTGCATAATTACCGAATTGATACAGTGgcataaataaatagagaaggACAAAACAGGATTGTTATGTAGTTGATCTATTTGTAGATCGCTCAGGAGTGCAGAAGCTGTCATCAGTCAATTACCACTTTGAaaatcatttgctgtttttttttgttgcctttttttttttttttaactttcctgtACTTTTTAACTGCTTCTAGAGGTACTAGCAATGGTCACTGTCAAAGGCAGTACACTGCTACAGGTGAGCCAGCAAGAAAACTGTTACTGTCCCTTGTAATTTTCTTCAATATTGTATGTACTTAACCTCATACTATTTGTAGCATCTCTTATAAGGAAATTGGTAAGGTAGGCTGGCAAAGATGTGGAGGTGCTATTACTAGATTTTTTTAGTGATATTGAAGCCCAGGAAATTCAGCCTTCAAGCTTTGCTTGTGCATACCTCTCTGTATGCACGAGACATCCCTAATAAAGTCACGTGAACAAAGAGAGATCAGTACATAGGAGGAATAAATTTCTTGTAGCTAGCACAGAAAATACGGGACTGAATTAGGGATGTGTGCTGGGTGTCGCCTATCAGTGATCACACAATAAAGAAAGCAATGCTACTTCTCCCAGTTTTCAAGCAAGTTTTCAAGTGTTTATTACAAATTGCAAAGGAGTGTGATCCACTGCCATTTTTTCTAGTATGAAACAGTAAAATACATCCATGTATTGCTACTATGGTGGTATTCAGACAACCAGTTAATTCTGTTCTGCAAAAGCGGCTATAAAGATATAAAAGTTTTTACCTAGAAAAGTTAGAgctgtagtaaaaaaaaaaaacaatggggggggggggggaggggggggggaggggaggaggggcaGGGCAGAGTAAGAAGGACAGCGTGGAAAGTGCAGGAGAGGACCAGAAACTGTATGGGACCCTTCAACATTATGCAGATGTATCGGGGCTATCTCCTCAACAGCTACTTCAGATGACAAAAGTGGCAACAGCATGTAAGAGAGAACTTCAAAATCAGCAGCAAAGCTAAGTATACTGGGCATTTATGTTACACCAGCtagtttattatattttgtgtgtgaatatAATGAGTTTCACAACCACATATTCTAGCAgtattttgtcttattttcaaGCTCTGACAGTGATACTTTGCTAACatgtttatttcaataaattgcCTACTGCTTGCTGTTGTCTGTAAACATACCTTTCAATTAGTTCTATTAGAAACAAAGTTTGATTTGAAGCAGTATTGTAAACACTcaactttctaaaaatattgaAGTGAATATTTAAGCAATGTTCTTAcaaatattgttgtttttaatgtaagcataagattttgcttttgctcatAACAGCTCGTGGCAATTATGTTATCATGTGGGTTGAGCATGCTCATTTGTAAATACTGATTAGTGGCATTATAGCTTCAGTGCTGACGGGCCatgattgttttcattttctttgttttaacatGTGGTAAAAACTATGCATTATTATGTTATGGTTTGGGGGATAAGCAACATACTGTGCAAACGCTATCTTCAGCTTCTTTGATATGAAATGAAGATTTTGCATCTGTACTCATACCTGATTTAGGAGGTTCCTTATTGTACACATCAGGATATGATAATTAattacccagaaaaaaaaataacaaaaaggtgTCTAATATAAAAACTATCATTCTACATAATTCTATATTGATGATAAGTCATAtgctcaatttttatttataagctTACTCATTTATAAAGCCTTATGGCAGAAGAAGAGGTTGTAGTGTTGCTAATATTTgaatgtaactgaaaaaaatagaagttgcatttatttatacactaattttcttcagatttccaTTGACTAGAGTACATTTTTCATCTGATTGTTTATCTTTATGGTCATTCAAAACAAAGATCCTGGGAGTTTATGCTAATTCTTTTGCAGAAAGGCACTCATCATGCAGGGTTTCCTTCCCGCAAGCAAAAAGCAGACAGCTGCCCTTGTAACAATGTCCCTTGACAATACCTCTTCCAGATGCCCATTTGTTAGAGAATCTGCACCATGTACTTGAAGAGGGAGAAGGATGGAGCATGGAGACCATTCCCTGTGTTCCTTTGATTCTTCACAGAAAGCTACATTACCTATGGGTCATTCTCTCCTCACCCCACAGCTGCTACTGAGATCCATCCAACATCAATCCAGCTCTTTTAACGTCCATGTTGCTTCTAGAGACTATTCAATGAGCAAACAGCTGTCTTTACATGGTATTTATTTGAATATGTGattatttctttattgaaaattagagtaattttattaaaaatattatacaaCCCAGGGCTGCTATAAAGAAGATGGCCTGTTGTTAGTGTAGTTCATGTATGCAGTACAGAACAAGAGATGAATTTTTGACATAAATTTAAGTGCAAACAGAAATGGGGACATAGCACTAGAAATTCTGGATTGTGAAGaaagcacttttatttaaatgcaaataatgaGCATATACTAACAACAAGGAAACATGGaaaagactaaataaataaaggactTTCAGATAGATATTCGGTTTCAACGTCTATTCCACCATGTCAATCCCTTGTCAGATGCAAGCCTATGATATTTTGCGATACAGTGTTCCGTAGaattaaattctttctttagaaTGCAATTTCCATAGGGCAAAACTGTAGCAAAGAGtgcaagaataaaaacatttaatagtGAAGGATCGGGCAGTTTTCCTGTCTTCCCTATCAGTCTACCTTTTCTGAACTTTCCATTTTCCCTCAGTTTCCTTTCCAACTAAAAGAGGCAATCTATGACATCAAAATTTGCAACAAAAGCTGCTCAGAGGGTCAGTTTGGGCGGAGTAAAGGTTCTGATGTGGCTGAAAATGCAAGCCTATGAAATGAATCCAGAAAAGGTAATTGCAATACAGGCTTTGTCAGTTTTCCCTCTACGTTCTTCAAAATGGTCCTTTTCATTCTTTGGCTAAGTTTAAACATGGGGAGGAATAAATATTATGAGAAGAAAGCTAATGTGTATAACTCCATTGAAAAATTTACTGAACTTCTTTGTATATGCTTTTGTGTCTGAGTATGTTTGAGATCCAGTTGCAGCTTCTTATGCTTTTGCTCCTattggattttgttgttgtttttgtaaaaagaaTACATTCCAGCTGACATTGTCTTTATTCGTAAAATCTCCCTCCTTTTCCATCTGCTGCTAAGAAAACCATTCACAATCATATACTACCTGTGAATCCTTTTTATTGGCATCAGtactctgttttgtgtttgttggtttgttttttaggaaaaaaggtAGACTGATAGGGAttgacttagaaaaaaaaattaattgtcaAACTGTAACTTACTACAACTTTCTATTGCAGCCAGGAGTATAGAATATCCAGAATTGGAGTAATATCTACCTATTTACAAGCATAACTGCCTACCac
This is a stretch of genomic DNA from Cygnus atratus isolate AKBS03 ecotype Queensland, Australia chromosome 1, CAtr_DNAZoo_HiC_assembly, whole genome shotgun sequence. It encodes these proteins:
- the CAPZA3 gene encoding F-actin-capping protein subunit alpha-3, producing MSMKQGEPEKVSLICRLLHQSPPGEFGQVVQDLCALVKDDELVRQEATHAGAHHNKKNFTPVQVNGSTVLLTHYNDLGGNRFFYPQDKFSFEFDHLSGITSKTYLHSVMLDEEELWRGALHKGLNTYVNCHFPAGNCCVFKKSLGKRQMFVACIEAHEYQSLKHWNSLWKSDWTFALTPIMTRVTGVFLLQLHYFEDANLHVTIRKSVSESLHVIDRDQFVSDFVKFMKTEDDKIHTAILQNIQALSEDMWRKDLRRKLPITRTFMNWNELLKNYHRKTNVSNKVPA